DNA sequence from the Parasphaerochaeta coccoides DSM 17374 genome:
CGGTTTTGGAAAAAAAACAGTTGAAACGTCATTACATACAAGCGGCATGAGCTGCAACCATTGTGAAATGCGTGTCATGAATGCCCTGAAAGCAATCAAAGGAGTCAAGGACGTACAGGCACGCGCTGCCACTGGCATAGTGACCATTCGGCATGAAGATGGCGTCAGCCTTGACGCTCTGAAAGATGCCGTCACGGAAGCGGGGTACACGGTTACGAACTAAAAACTGAGTTTGAAGACAGAGCCTAAAGGCGTCAGGCCAAAGGATAGTCACCATGAAGAAGGAAGTCGTCGGCATTGGCGGCATGACATGTGCCGCATGTAGTGCCGCTGTGGAAAAAGCATTGAAAAAACTGCCGGGGATGATGGCCGCCCACGTCAATCTTGCCACAGAAAAAGCTATACTGGAATACGATGAATCCCTCGTCGATACGGCCAAGGTACGCAAAGCGGTCGAACATGCCGGATATTCCTTGATTGGTGTAAGCGTGGAGGAAGAAGAAGCCGAGAAGCTGCGGAAGGAAAAAGCTTACCGTGGGCAGCGTCTCCGTTTGATTCTGGCCGTTGCATTCACCGTCCCGCTGCTGTACATTGCCATGGCTCCCATGCTCGGATTGCCGGTGCCGTCCGCCATCACCATTCACCATGCGCCACTGACCAATGCCATTGTCCAGTTTGCCCTTTGCCTGCCGGTCATGTTCTTCGGGTATACCTTCTTCACCAAGGGTTTTGCAAATCTGTTCCGCCTCAACCCGAACATGGATTCCTTGGTGGCAGTCGGCACATCTGCCAGTTTTCTTTTCAGTGTCTGGAACCTCCTGTTGATTCCACAGGGAGGACATCTGATGGTTCATGAGGGATTGTATTTTGAAGGCACCGCCACAATCATCACGTTGGTGATGTTCGGAAAGTTCCTTGAAATCCGTTCCAAAGGACGCACGGGTGAAGCTGTCAAGGCACTCTTGTCACTTACGCCGCCTACCGCTACGGTGGTGCGTAATGGTATCTACTATGTAATTTCTGTTGATGAAGTGAATGTCGGGGACATCATCTTAGTGAAACCAGGGGAAAGACTTCCGGTCGATGGTGTGGTGACGGACGGGGTTTCCTCGATTGATGAGAGTATGCTGACAGGGGAAAGCCTTCCGGTTGAGAAAGCGGTGGGAAGCCTTGTCTATGGAGTAACAATTAATGGGACGGGAGCTCTGCATTACCGTGCGACAAAGGTCGGAGCCGATACTGCCCTCAGCCAGATTGTTC
Encoded proteins:
- a CDS encoding heavy-metal-associated domain-containing protein, with product MFGFGKKTVETSLHTSGMSCNHCEMRVMNALKAIKGVKDVQARAATGIVTIRHEDGVSLDALKDAVTEAGYTVTN